The genomic stretch TGGAACCCCTGTTCCGGCAGGCGGTCGAGGATGGCGTGCTGCTGGAACGCGACGGGGACTACTTCCAGGCGTTCAGCGTCCCCGGCCGCCCTGGCGAACTCAGCTTCAACTGCCCACGCATCCGCGCCGACCTGCACGACGGCACCGACCCCTGGCAGCTCAGTGAGGCGCAACTGGACGGACGGCAGGCCATCACGCGCCTCACCGCGTTCTGCCGCGCGTTCCTGCCCGGCTGCGAGCACGCGTTCATCGGCGTGGTCGCCCCGATGGTCGGCGTGCGCGAGACCCGGCGCATCCACGGGGAGTACACCCTGACCGTCACGGACATCCTCGACTGCGCCCGCTTCTCGGACGGCATCTGCCGCAACCACTACCCGGTGGACATCCACTCGGTCAGGGGCGGCGCGAAACTGCTGCACGAACGTGAGGGCACCGCGCCGTACTTCGCGCCCGGCGCGTTCCACGACATCCCGCTGCGCGCCATCATCCCGCTGAACGTCACGAACCTGCTCGTACCGGGCCGCGCGGCGAGCAGCACCTTCGAGGCGCAGTCCAGCATCCGCGTGCAGCAGAACTGCCACTCCATGGGCGAGGCTGCCGGGATCATCGCCGCCTGGGCCGCGCGGGACCACGCCGGCGAGGTCCGCGCGGTCAGCCCGGACGACCTGCGCGCCGAACTGACGGCGCGCGGTGCACTGGTCTAACCCAGCAGGGGAGAGCCGCCCAGCCGCGCGGCCGCGTCCCGCGCGGCCTGCTCTCCCCACAGAGCCGACGCCACGTGCAGCGCCGCGTGTAGCGCCGCGAAGCCCGCCGGGGCGGAACACAGTGCGCCGTCCGTGACGACCTCGCCGGGGCGCACGTCCGCCGGGGTGAAGCCCCACAGCGTATCCGCCAGTTCGGCCGGGCCGCCCACGACGCGCCCGTCCAGAGTGCCCGCCTCGCCCGGCAGGAGCAGCCCGCTGCCGCCGGTGCCGGTCGTCAGGGCCGCGTGCGCCCGCAGGAACCCCTGGAGGAGCGGATCACGCGCCGCCTTCGCCGCGCCCGGCCCGCCGGGAATCAAGAGGGCGGCGGGTTCCGGCAGCGCCGCGAACAGCACGTGCGGGGTGCTGACCAGTCCGCCCGCCGTGACGATACTGGCCCGCGAGCGGTTCACGGTCCGTACGCAGCCCTCACCGCCGCACAGGCGCAGCACCGACACCATCACGCCCAGTTCCAGTTCACTGACGCCCGCGTACACGGGAATCGCCACGACCGGCCCGGTGTACTCCTGCGGCGCGTCGGCAGGCGGCGTCTCGCCGGTCATTGCCCCAGGGGCCGCAGCGTGTACGCGCGCCGAGCGACCGGCGGGCCCACCTCGCCGCGCTCAAGCAGCTCGTGCGCGGCGTCCGCCGAGAGCCGCTCGACCCGCAGCAGGTACTGCAGTGCCGTCGCCTGCCCGTCGAAGCGCCGGGGGTGGGGGTCACCCTCGACCCGCAGGTCCAGCCAGGGCAGACCCTGGTCAGAGATCACGCAGGTCCTCCCACAGCTGCCAGCCCACACCGTCCGGGGTGCCCTCCAGCAGCGGCCCGAGCAGCCCGCTGGCCGCCTGGGCGTCCGCGTGCAGCGAGTCGTTGTCCGGGCGCGGCTCGTACACGCGCAGCACCGTGAACTGGTAGAACGCCTGCGACGCGGTAGGCTCGCCGTTCTCGAAGAACGCGAACGGCGGGTTCACGCTGTCCCACAGGACGTGCGCGCCCTCCTGCTCGCCGTGCTCGTCCGGCGCGGGCAGATCGAGTTCATGCGGCAGGAACGTCTCCAGGTCGATGTCGGCGTCCTGCGGGTGCCACACGTACCCCTGAAGGAGCCGCACGGCCGCGCGGCCACCGGGGGCGGGTTCACTGATGCTCACGCGCCACAGCATACCCGCCCGCCGCCCCCCGCGTGGACGCGGCGTCCCGCGCCAGCTCCGAGGCGGCCAGGGCGTCCGGCGCGCGCCAGTCCAGGAGTGCCGCCGGGACGCCCCAGGCCCGCAGCGTGTCGCTCAGGTCCCCGCCTCTGGCTTCCAGCGCGCGGCCCGCCTCGCGCCACACGCCCGCGCGGAACGGTTCCAGCACGGGGCTGTCCAGGGCGTCCCGCAGGACCTTCAGGGCGTCCAGCGGCGCGGCGCCGGGATCCAGCAGCCCGGCGCGGGCCTCCAGCGCCAGCAGCTGCGCGTCCAGGCCCGGGTCGAGGGGCGGGCCGCCCGGCGCGGGGCGGCGCAGCAGGGCGTGCGCGCGGTTCACGCTGCCCAGCGCGGCGTCCGGTCGTCCGGCCCGCAGCTGCGCGTCGGCCAGCATCGCGCGCGCCTGCGCCTCCTCGTACGGGTGCGAGGCCAGCGTCAACGCCTCCTGCACCATCACCGCGGCCTGCTCCGCGTCCGGGGTGGCCAGCGCGAGGCTCAGGAGCATGTCGAAGCGCAGCGTCACCTCCCGGTCGGCCGACCCGCCCGCCCGGTCCAGCAGCGCCCCCAGCAGGACCCGGGCCCGGTGCAGGTCGGCGTTGTCGGCCGCCGCGCCGCCCAGCGGCGGCAGGTACGGCACACCCAGCCCCCGCGTGAGGTACGTGAGGGCCGCGCGGTAGCGGGTGCGCCGCTCGCGGTAACCGACCTCGGCCGGGCGGGCCTCGCTGCGAGACAGCAGGGTCAGCGCCTGCGCCGCCTGCCGCTGCGCGTCCTCCACCCGCCCCAGCGCCAGCAGCAGCGGCACCCCCTCCGAGAGCAGGCGCGCGCGGGGCACGCCGTCCACGTGGCGGCGCTCGTCCGGCGGGACCAGGGCCAGCGCGTCGCGCAGCCGCTCCAGACCCTCGGCCGGGCGGCCCAGGCGGCGCAGCGCCGTGCCCGCGCGCGCCAGCACCCGCGCCCGCTCCTCGGGTGACCC from Deinococcus soli (ex Cha et al. 2016) encodes the following:
- a CDS encoding FAD-dependent oxidoreductase — translated: MTLTCRTLDRDWDVIVAGGGTAGAIAGIAAARSGARTLVIEAQGSLGGTGTNAWVTPLMRNVADGQNLNRGLTEELKARLRARGDGATDPSGNDNWFNPEGLKFVLDDLLREAGAEVLFHTQVVQPVMDAARIEALIVHNKGGLQALRARTFIDATGDADVAALAGVPMSGGDEDGVHQAMSLRFTLAGVDVTRLRDFLNGNGQWQDHPDFLHFWMVWGRNSSLEPLFRQAVEDGVLLERDGDYFQAFSVPGRPGELSFNCPRIRADLHDGTDPWQLSEAQLDGRQAITRLTAFCRAFLPGCEHAFIGVVAPMVGVRETRRIHGEYTLTVTDILDCARFSDGICRNHYPVDIHSVRGGAKLLHEREGTAPYFAPGAFHDIPLRAIIPLNVTNLLVPGRAASSTFEAQSSIRVQQNCHSMGEAAGIIAAWAARDHAGEVRAVSPDDLRAELTARGALV
- a CDS encoding transcriptional regulator, with amino-acid sequence MTGETPPADAPQEYTGPVVAIPVYAGVSELELGVMVSVLRLCGGEGCVRTVNRSRASIVTAGGLVSTPHVLFAALPEPAALLIPGGPGAAKAARDPLLQGFLRAHAALTTGTGGSGLLLPGEAGTLDGRVVGGPAELADTLWGFTPADVRPGEVVTDGALCSAPAGFAALHAALHVASALWGEQAARDAAARLGGSPLLG
- a CDS encoding DUF3208 domain-containing protein, with translation MLWRVSISEPAPGGRAAVRLLQGYVWHPQDADIDLETFLPHELDLPAPDEHGEQEGAHVLWDSVNPPFAFFENGEPTASQAFYQFTVLRVYEPRPDNDSLHADAQAASGLLGPLLEGTPDGVGWQLWEDLRDL